A stretch of uncultured Methanobrevibacter sp. DNA encodes these proteins:
- a CDS encoding 50S ribosomal protein L30 translates to MFLVIRIRGTTGVIQNVADTLDMLRLNRISHAVLVEENPSYEGMLQKAKDYITWGEIDAELLAKIIAKRGRLPGNNKVTDEYVAENSDYNNIAELAEALINSEVKLADVGIKPVFRLHPPRKGYEDIRLSINEGGSLGYRGEEIKDLAIRML, encoded by the coding sequence ATGTTTTTAGTTATTAGAATTAGAGGAACTACTGGTGTTATTCAAAATGTTGCAGACACCTTAGATATGTTAAGACTTAACAGAATCAGCCATGCAGTTTTAGTTGAAGAAAATCCTAGTTACGAAGGTATGCTTCAAAAAGCTAAGGATTACATTACTTGGGGAGAAATTGATGCTGAACTTTTAGCTAAAATCATCGCTAAAAGAGGTAGACTCCCAGGTAACAACAAAGTTACTGATGAGTATGTTGCAGAAAATTCTGATTATAACAACATTGCAGAATTAGCTGAAGCTTTAATTAATTCTGAAGTAAAATTAGCTGATGTTGGTATTAAACCTGTATTCCGTTTACACCCTCCAAGAAAAGGATATGAAGATATTCGTTTATCCATTAACGAAGGTGGATCTTTAGGTTACAGGGGAGAAGAAATTAAAGACCTTGCAATAAGAATGCTTTAA
- a CDS encoding adenylate kinase, which yields MKLVVLTGIPGSGSTTLLKKALEEVDYVHLNYGDIMTEIAIERKIVEDRDSLRKLPAETQKEIQAEAAKEIKRRSENDNVIVDTHCTINTPSGFLPGLPIWVLEQLQPDRFILIEANPDEIIYRRLNDDTRVRDVQKAKEIDLHQQMNRATSMAYATLTGATVKIVENHDNHLNSSVSKLVDVLNL from the coding sequence TTGAAATTAGTAGTATTAACAGGTATTCCAGGTTCTGGAAGTACAACATTGCTTAAAAAAGCACTTGAAGAAGTTGATTATGTCCACTTAAACTATGGTGACATAATGACTGAAATAGCAATTGAAAGAAAAATTGTTGAAGATAGAGATTCTTTAAGGAAATTACCGGCTGAAACTCAAAAGGAAATTCAAGCTGAAGCTGCTAAAGAAATAAAAAGAAGATCTGAAAATGATAATGTTATTGTCGACACCCATTGTACCATTAACACTCCATCTGGTTTTTTACCAGGTTTACCAATTTGGGTTTTAGAACAATTACAACCAGATCGCTTTATATTAATTGAAGCTAATCCTGATGAAATCATTTACAGAAGATTAAATGATGATACACGTGTTAGAGATGTTCAAAAAGCTAAAGAAATTGATTTACACCAACAAATGAACAGAGCTACTTCTATGGCTTATGCTACTTTAACAGGCGCTACTGTTAAAATTGTTGAAAATCATGACAATCATTTAAATTCTTCAGTTTCAAAATTAGTTGATGTATTAAATTTATAG
- a CDS encoding 50S ribosomal protein L14e — MASIEVGRVCVKIAGREAGEKCAIVEIIDENFVEVVGEAVKNRRCNIAHLEPTEDSIDVSGDIDSIKAALADL, encoded by the coding sequence ATGGCATCAATCGAAGTAGGTAGAGTATGTGTTAAAATCGCTGGTAGAGAAGCTGGCGAAAAATGTGCAATCGTTGAAATTATCGATGAAAACTTTGTAGAAGTTGTTGGTGAAGCTGTTAAAAATAGAAGATGTAACATTGCTCACTTAGAACCAACTGAAGATTCTATCGATGTTTCTGGCGATATTGATTCTATCAAAGCAGCTTTAGCTGACTTATAA
- the cmk gene encoding (d)CMP kinase → MIITIGGLAGTGTTTTAELLSKKLDIPYISAGFVFREMAAERGMSVLEFSEFAEGNDDIDKEIDKRQALKAKEAENLIIEGRLSAFFVDNADLKICLVTPFDVRSKRISDREDKSVEVAKNEIIVREKSEALRYMEIHNIDISNMDVYDIVINTGTFNPEKVSEIIIQTLKVI, encoded by the coding sequence ATGATTATTACTATTGGCGGATTAGCTGGAACTGGAACTACAACTACTGCTGAGCTTCTCAGTAAAAAGTTAGATATTCCATATATTTCTGCAGGTTTTGTATTTAGAGAAATGGCTGCAGAAAGGGGTATGAGTGTTCTTGAATTTAGTGAGTTTGCTGAAGGTAATGATGATATTGATAAAGAAATTGATAAAAGGCAAGCTTTAAAAGCCAAAGAAGCAGAAAATCTTATAATTGAAGGGAGACTATCAGCATTTTTTGTCGATAATGCTGATTTGAAGATTTGTTTAGTGACTCCATTTGATGTCCGTTCCAAAAGGATATCAGATAGGGAAGATAAATCTGTTGAAGTGGCTAAAAACGAAATCATTGTTCGTGAGAAAAGTGAAGCTTTAAGATACATGGAAATCCATAATATAGACATTTCTAATATGGATGTCTATGATATAGTTATAAATACTGGTACTTTCAATCCTGAAAAAGTATCTGAAATCATTATTCAAACATTAAAGGTGATATAA
- a CDS encoding 50S ribosomal protein L34e, with protein MPENRFRSRSYKRIHKNTPGGDNVLRYKKKKPSKHVCAECGKVLHGVPRGRPYEIGKLSKTAKRPNRPYGGYLCSSCARKIFKNEARK; from the coding sequence ATGCCTGAAAATAGGTTTAGATCAAGATCATATAAAAGAATTCATAAAAACACTCCTGGTGGAGATAATGTTTTAAGATATAAAAAGAAAAAACCATCTAAGCATGTTTGTGCTGAATGTGGTAAAGTCTTACATGGTGTTCCTCGCGGACGTCCATATGAAATTGGAAAATTATCAAAAACAGCTAAAAGACCTAACCGTCCATATGGTGGGTACTTATGCTCAAGTTGTGCTCGTAAAATTTTCAAAAACGAGGCTAGAAAATAA
- a CDS encoding RNA-guided pseudouridylation complex pseudouridine synthase subunit Cbf5, translated as MKFNMVTKSKSFSNPEFGCKPEEREITDYISQGVINLDKPSGPTSHEIDSWIKRILNLEKSGHGGTLDPKVTGILPVGLNDATRAIQLLLTAPKEYVCLLTFHQDVSEEKIREVFAEFTGKIFQLPPVKSAVKREMRTRNIYYSTIYEIDGRDVLFRIGCEAGTYVRTYCHNIGEALGVGAHMAELRRTQVGSFTEKNNLVTLQDVTDAYHFWKDDGDESFLREAIMPMERAADYLPKIIIKDSAVDAVCHGADLANGGIVSLADNIQKNDIVAIETLKGELVGAGNSLLNSNEILEADSGFAVNVSKVFMKPDTYPRFWK; from the coding sequence ATGAAATTTAACATGGTTACTAAATCTAAAAGTTTTTCCAATCCTGAATTTGGCTGTAAGCCTGAAGAAAGGGAAATTACTGATTATATCTCTCAAGGAGTAATTAATTTGGATAAACCGTCTGGTCCAACATCTCATGAAATTGACTCTTGGATTAAACGAATTTTAAATCTGGAAAAATCAGGTCACGGCGGTACATTAGATCCTAAAGTGACTGGAATATTGCCTGTTGGCTTGAACGATGCAACTCGAGCAATTCAATTGCTTTTAACAGCTCCAAAGGAATATGTTTGTTTACTAACATTTCATCAGGATGTTTCAGAAGAAAAGATTCGTGAAGTTTTTGCAGAGTTTACAGGAAAGATATTCCAATTGCCTCCTGTTAAATCAGCCGTTAAACGGGAAATGAGAACCCGTAATATTTATTATTCGACCATTTATGAAATAGATGGTAGAGATGTCCTTTTCAGAATAGGCTGTGAAGCAGGAACCTATGTCAGGACATATTGTCATAATATAGGTGAGGCATTAGGTGTTGGAGCTCATATGGCTGAGCTTAGAAGAACACAGGTAGGTTCATTTACAGAAAAGAATAACCTGGTCACATTGCAGGATGTTACTGATGCTTATCATTTTTGGAAAGATGATGGCGATGAATCATTCTTGCGCGAAGCTATTATGCCGATGGAAAGGGCTGCTGATTACTTGCCGAAAATCATCATTAAAGATTCAGCAGTAGATGCAGTTTGTCATGGTGCTGATTTGGCAAATGGTGGAATTGTTTCTTTGGCAGATAATATTCAAAAAAATGATATTGTGGCTATTGAAACTCTTAAAGGCGAGTTAGTTGGTGCAGGTAATTCCTTATTAAATTCAAATGAAATTTTGGAAGCTGATTCTGGTTTTGCAGTAAATGTTTCTAAAGTGTTCATGAAACCTGATACTTATCCAAGATTTTGGAAATGA
- a CDS encoding DUF106 domain-containing protein, with the protein MVDIWGMIYEALNSVFNPILAMDPNPANPALTVLIIAFIVSLITTIANKYLVDQDEMNDVQAKMKEFQSELREAQKKGDGKRVAELQAQQSDMMQMQSKMMSSQFKPMIVTFVPIILIFFWMRTSAIHDLVIILPKTVYWVTLTPVWHFIGQFLYGGKATIPYGIGWLLWYMICTFGMSQIIRKFLGFKQGF; encoded by the coding sequence ATGGTTGATATATGGGGAATGATTTATGAAGCATTGAATTCAGTTTTCAATCCAATTCTCGCTATGGACCCGAATCCGGCTAATCCTGCTTTGACTGTATTGATAATTGCATTTATCGTTTCATTAATTACAACAATTGCAAATAAATATCTGGTCGATCAGGATGAGATGAATGATGTGCAAGCAAAAATGAAAGAATTCCAAAGTGAACTCAGAGAAGCTCAAAAGAAGGGAGATGGCAAAAGAGTTGCTGAACTTCAGGCTCAACAGTCTGACATGATGCAAATGCAAAGTAAAATGATGTCCAGTCAATTCAAACCTATGATTGTAACTTTTGTTCCAATTATTTTGATTTTCTTCTGGATGAGAACTTCAGCAATTCATGACTTAGTTATTATTTTACCTAAAACTGTATACTGGGTTACTTTAACTCCTGTTTGGCATTTTATTGGTCAATTTTTATATGGTGGTAAAGCAACAATTCCATACGGTATTGGTTGGTTATTATGGTATATGATATGTACTTTTGGTATGAGTCAAATAATAAGAAAATTCTTAGGATTCAAACAAGGGTTCTAA
- a CDS encoding uL15m family ribosomal protein, with protein MIRTKRKINKQRGSRSNGGGCTKKRRGAGNKGGKGKAGMGKQHWTWTVIHDPDHFGKHGFKRPQKMIKKISAVNLIYLEEQAENLIAKGLASKEGDAIVIDVTDLGYDKVLGKGKITKTFKISAPQFSASAIEKIEEVGGEAIEL; from the coding sequence ATGATTAGAACAAAACGTAAAATTAACAAACAAAGAGGTTCTAGATCCAACGGTGGAGGCTGTACCAAAAAACGTAGAGGTGCAGGTAACAAAGGTGGAAAAGGTAAAGCAGGTATGGGCAAACAACACTGGACTTGGACTGTAATCCATGACCCTGACCACTTTGGTAAACATGGTTTTAAAAGACCTCAAAAAATGATTAAAAAAATTAGCGCAGTTAATCTAATTTATTTAGAAGAGCAAGCTGAAAATTTAATTGCTAAAGGATTAGCATCTAAAGAAGGTGACGCTATTGTTATTGATGTTACTGATTTAGGTTATGATAAAGTTTTAGGTAAAGGAAAAATAACCAAAACTTTCAAAATTTCAGCACCACAATTTTCAGCTTCCGCTATTGAAAAAATTGAAGAAGTAGGAGGAGAAGCTATAGAATTATAG
- the secY gene encoding preprotein translocase subunit SecY — translation MSALEVLEPIFKFIPEVKSPVHREDFNEKLKWTALVLVLYFILTLIPLYGVAPGAIDNFAQVRAVMAGSFGSILTLGIGPIVTASIVLQLLVGSNLLDLDLSSHKDKSQFQATQKLLSILFTIFEASVLVFTGNISPMDSSYTLILIFQLVIGALVIIYLDEVVSKWGFGSGIGLFIAAGVCQTIIVGTFSILNGTDGLFAGIIPKFIQQATTGVYDFIILIPLIATIVVFLVVLYGEAMRVEIPISHGSVRGHGRIRGSVGKYPLKFVYSSNMPVILTSALLVNVTLFANLFQKIGIPIFGHIDAGKPVDGIAWLLSTPKWYMFVTEPIHVIVYAIFFIGFCMLFSYLWVEISGLNAKKISEQLYNSGIQIPGFRSSKRQLYKILKKYIPALTIISGIYVGLIAFLADLTGALGGGTGVLLTVGIIHKLYEEMAEEQLMSANPILRKVLGGD, via the coding sequence ATGTCAGCACTAGAAGTTTTAGAGCCAATATTTAAGTTCATTCCTGAAGTAAAATCCCCTGTTCACAGAGAAGACTTTAATGAAAAACTTAAATGGACTGCTCTTGTTTTAGTATTATATTTTATATTGACTTTAATTCCATTATATGGTGTTGCTCCTGGGGCAATAGATAACTTTGCTCAAGTGAGAGCTGTAATGGCAGGTTCATTCGGTTCTATTCTTACTTTAGGAATTGGACCGATTGTTACTGCTTCAATTGTTTTGCAATTATTAGTTGGTTCAAATCTTTTGGATTTAGATTTGTCCTCCCATAAAGATAAATCCCAGTTCCAAGCTACACAAAAGCTTTTATCAATTCTTTTTACAATTTTTGAAGCTAGTGTGTTAGTATTTACTGGTAACATTTCACCAATGGACAGTTCATATACATTAATATTGATTTTCCAATTGGTTATTGGTGCATTGGTTATTATCTATCTCGATGAAGTCGTATCCAAATGGGGATTCGGAAGTGGGATAGGATTATTCATTGCAGCAGGTGTATGTCAAACTATTATTGTTGGTACATTCAGTATATTGAACGGTACCGATGGTTTGTTTGCAGGTATTATTCCAAAATTCATACAACAGGCTACTACTGGAGTATATGACTTTATTATATTGATTCCATTAATCGCAACTATTGTAGTATTCTTAGTTGTTCTTTATGGTGAAGCTATGAGAGTGGAAATTCCTATTTCTCATGGTAGTGTAAGAGGTCACGGAAGAATCAGAGGATCTGTTGGTAAATATCCATTAAAATTTGTTTACTCAAGTAACATGCCAGTTATTTTGACAAGTGCATTACTTGTAAACGTAACCTTGTTCGCAAACCTTTTCCAAAAAATTGGAATTCCAATTTTTGGTCACATTGATGCGGGTAAACCTGTTGATGGAATTGCATGGTTGCTTTCAACACCTAAATGGTACATGTTTGTAACAGAACCAATCCATGTAATTGTATATGCAATATTTTTCATTGGATTCTGTATGTTATTCTCATATCTTTGGGTAGAAATCAGCGGATTAAATGCTAAAAAGATTTCTGAACAGCTTTACAATTCAGGTATTCAGATACCTGGTTTTAGAAGCAGTAAACGTCAGTTATATAAAATATTGAAAAAGTATATTCCTGCACTTACCATTATCAGTGGTATATATGTAGGTCTTATTGCTTTCCTTGCAGATTTAACCGGTGCTTTAGGTGGAGGTACTGGTGTTTTACTTACTGTAGGTATTATTCATAAGCTTTATGAAGAAATGGCAGAAGAACAACTTATGTCTGCAAATCCAATTCTTAGAAAAGTTTTAGGAGGAGATTAA
- a CDS encoding DUF2207 domain-containing protein, producing the protein MNNRRVLGIIFLFLILISAISLVSAEDRSYSIEHSWIDLTVGSNGLLHVNETFQYSFDGEFSGVYRDITIRDGQNISNIKVTADGAYPVLKQEDQDGKKHLVINLYSDAAHTKKIKDCEVKVTLNYDFSGVVTLYNDTGLLQYNMWGKNWDTGVGGIDLKIHAPGNKNNEIYFTPSDLIKSNNTDGNLITATTNSIPDDKVCGFVLLMPVDDFNNASYARHLNENGKEQVLKSINDSLNGEKFWNSILSFLTFIPFLSPIGAIIIYLRHGREPKVDYDGIYERELPTNDSPAVVNALVDNKSDIGNPNMKGFEATILSLIDRKVLDLYSKENSETETHDLFLTFNYDSKNELSDSETIVFDTLENFADDGTLNLSTLNDTLQNSFNAGWFADQIKNWQSHVIFELDDGVESYFNDTGSSQMFGLAIFGIVLGIAIAAIGFFFGGTHTLTTIVAGIALLVFSIILLFIPESVFGQWTEKGRLFYLKWSNFKKFLQDNSLIKEHPPESIVIWKQYLIYGAALGVADKVYDAMKLQMPDIYDYNDGIFLYHNYGGYYMMHNAYYIGDHMGDSSSSDSFDFGGFDDFGGGGFDGGGGGAF; encoded by the coding sequence ATGAATAATAGAAGGGTATTGGGGATAATTTTTTTATTCCTAATATTAATTTCAGCAATTTCTCTTGTTTCAGCAGAAGACCGTAGTTATTCTATTGAACATTCATGGATTGATTTGACTGTTGGAAGTAATGGTTTACTTCATGTAAATGAGACATTTCAGTACTCCTTTGATGGTGAATTTTCAGGAGTCTATAGGGACATTACCATTCGGGACGGTCAAAATATTTCCAATATTAAGGTAACTGCTGATGGAGCATATCCCGTTTTAAAACAAGAAGATCAAGATGGTAAAAAACACCTTGTGATAAACCTGTATTCCGATGCAGCCCACACTAAAAAGATAAAGGATTGTGAGGTTAAGGTTACTTTAAATTATGATTTTTCTGGTGTTGTAACATTGTACAATGATACCGGACTTCTCCAATACAATATGTGGGGTAAAAATTGGGATACTGGCGTTGGAGGTATCGATTTAAAAATCCATGCCCCTGGAAATAAAAACAATGAAATCTACTTCACACCTTCCGATTTGATAAAATCCAATAATACAGATGGAAACCTGATTACAGCCACTACTAACAGTATTCCTGATGATAAAGTATGTGGTTTTGTTCTTTTAATGCCTGTGGACGATTTTAACAATGCAAGCTATGCCAGACATTTGAATGAAAATGGTAAGGAACAAGTTCTTAAAAGCATTAATGACAGTTTGAATGGTGAAAAATTTTGGAATTCCATATTGTCATTTTTAACTTTCATACCATTCTTAAGTCCAATCGGTGCAATAATTATATATTTGAGACATGGTAGGGAACCTAAAGTTGATTATGATGGTATATATGAAAGGGAATTGCCTACAAATGACTCTCCGGCTGTTGTAAATGCACTTGTTGACAATAAAAGTGATATTGGAAATCCGAATATGAAAGGATTTGAAGCAACAATTTTAAGTCTGATTGATAGGAAAGTCCTTGACCTATACTCAAAGGAAAACAGTGAAACAGAGACTCATGATTTGTTTTTAACATTCAATTACGATTCAAAAAATGAATTGAGTGACAGTGAAACAATCGTATTCGATACTTTAGAAAACTTTGCTGATGACGGTACATTGAATTTATCCACTTTAAACGATACATTGCAGAATAGTTTCAATGCAGGATGGTTTGCAGACCAGATTAAAAATTGGCAAAGCCATGTCATTTTTGAACTTGATGATGGTGTTGAATCATACTTTAACGACACTGGTTCATCACAAATGTTTGGACTTGCCATTTTTGGAATTGTTTTAGGTATTGCAATTGCAGCTATTGGATTTTTCTTTGGAGGAACCCATACACTTACTACAATTGTTGCAGGAATTGCTTTACTGGTATTTTCAATAATTCTATTGTTTATTCCTGAAAGTGTTTTTGGACAATGGACAGAAAAAGGCAGATTATTCTATCTTAAATGGTCAAACTTTAAGAAGTTCTTGCAAGATAACAGTTTAATTAAAGAACACCCTCCTGAATCAATTGTCATTTGGAAACAGTATCTGATTTATGGTGCGGCTCTTGGAGTAGCTGACAAGGTTTATGATGCCATGAAATTGCAAATGCCGGATATTTATGATTATAATGATGGTATTTTCTTATATCATAACTATGGAGGATATTACATGATGCATAATGCATATTATATCGGCGATCATATGGGTGACTCTTCATCATCCGATTCATTTGATTTCGGTGGTTTCGATGACTTCGGTGGTGGAGGATTCGATGGTGGAGGTGGAGGAGCATTTTAG
- a CDS encoding LemA family protein: MSLLFIIILVVIILFILITIVHLYNNLVNLRNRVKNSYSQIDVQLKRRNDLIPNLVETVKGYAAHEKGVLEEVTKARAGVMNANGVEEVSAADNQLTGALKSLFAVAESYPDLKANSNFQQLQAELSDTEDKISYARQFYNDVVLKYNNACQTFPSNIFAKLFHFEEAEFFEAPASDREVPEVKF; this comes from the coding sequence ATGAGTTTACTATTTATAATAATACTTGTTGTAATTATCTTGTTTATTTTAATTACAATTGTACATTTGTATAATAATCTTGTTAATCTAAGAAATAGAGTAAAAAACAGTTATTCACAAATTGATGTTCAACTCAAAAGAAGAAATGATTTAATACCTAATCTTGTTGAAACCGTAAAAGGATATGCTGCTCATGAAAAAGGCGTTCTTGAAGAAGTTACAAAAGCAAGAGCAGGAGTCATGAATGCAAATGGTGTTGAAGAGGTCAGTGCTGCAGATAACCAATTAACTGGTGCATTGAAATCTTTATTTGCTGTTGCTGAAAGTTACCCTGACTTAAAAGCAAATAGTAATTTCCAACAATTGCAAGCGGAATTATCTGATACTGAAGATAAAATTTCATATGCAAGACAATTCTATAATGATGTTGTTTTAAAATATAATAATGCATGCCAAACATTCCCAAGCAATATTTTTGCTAAATTGTTTCATTTTGAAGAAGCAGAATTCTTTGAAGCACCTGCAAGTGACCGTGAAGTGCCAGAAGTTAAATTTTAA